The Fodinibius salicampi DNA segment GATAAAAGGTTGTATTCCCCTCTACCGCATTAAAAACCGAAGCATATTGTGTAAGAAAGTCACTTTGTTTGGCATCATCGGTGAAGAAATTACCCACCCATTCTTTTAGGCTCCAACCGGTACAGCCGATATGATATTTAGTGATACCCATAACTTGTCATTAGCAATTTACCAGCTATATGTGGGTTTAAAGTCTCCCTGCTCAAATCTACGAATATTTTCCTACCTTGCAAGCACAAATCAATTCCCGGTTTTAGAACCGAGCCATTGGCGCCGAAATGTTTTCATTTGTTCCGTGAGTATCTCTCCGCTCTTTTGCTCATAGGGAACAACTTCCAAAGCAGGATTCTCTGCCAATCGTATTCGCCCCTTCTTTTCAACACCCAGCGAACGATATGTAATTGCTAACTCATCGCCGGCCCTATGTTCGATCAGCAACTGCTGGAGCTCCTTTGCATTGGCAAGCTTTTGACCATCCAGAGAAATAATTTCATCCCCGGTATCAAGTCCGGCCTCATACAGGGGACTCCCAATCTGTGTGCGATTGGCCACTATCATTTTTCCATCCTCAAAGCTAATTTTTGAAGTTCCAAAACTAAGAACCGGTTGCGTAGTATCAGCTTTCTGCAGGGAAAAACCCGCCCGGGCCAGTAAGGGTTTTAAATCGACATGATTTCCCTGGTAGATATATTGATTAAAAAACTGATCCGCAAACTCACTGCTATCGGTTACCTCTGCCAGCGTCTGTTGCAGATCGGATAGCTGATACGGCTCTTCCGACTTTCCGTATTCCTCCCAAAGCTGACGCATGAAATCGTCAAGGGTAACCTCTTCGAAGGTTGTCCGAAGAGAGAGATCTAGTCCCAAGCCAATCACAGCTCCCCAAGAATAGTAAGAAATAAAGGTATTGGATTTGTTTTGAGGGTCCACGGAAGTGGCTGCATCAACAAATGGAGCCTGTCTGCTCATTTCAACGGGACTATAATACTTATTTCCGGGCGAATTAAGCACGTAGTTTAGGGTGCCGGCCCAGTCAGCGGCATACTTCTCATTGGAAATAATTCCAGCTCTTCGTATAGTCAAATCATCATAATAACTCGTAAATCCCTCTGCAAACCAGAGTGCTCCCGATACATTGGTATTCATAAAATCAAATGGCTCCAGCGAAGCAGGTCGTATTCGCTCGACGTTCCAGCTGTGGAAGAATTCGTGAGATAAGGTATATAAGTTTTGCAGGGCACCATTTCCTTCGAGAGGGCGTCGACTCGTCAAAATTGTAGAATTCCGATGTTCCATCCCGTCCCCATGTACATAAGGGAGATAATCGGCTATGAACGTATAAGTATCATAGTCGAAATCCGCGGGTTCTCCGAAAATAGCCACCTGTTCGGCCACTACTTTTTTAGCCATCTCCGTATAGTTATCCACCTGTTCTTGGGTCCCATTATGATGAACCGCCAGGCGAATGGTTTGCCCGGTCGTATCGGATGGGGCCGGCCATTTGGTAATCATCTGGTCACTAAGTTCTACGGGGCTGTCCATAAAATAATAATAGTTCGGTGCTTTAAAGGTCATCGGCTCTGCCGTTGGCTGCAGCTGTGTTGTTGCCTGCCAGTTTGACCCTTCCGGTGGATAAAAAGTTGCGGTAATTTCGGTATTCGGCAGATTGGGTACTCTTACAAAAGATGCCGGTATATTCAGATGTGCGTGCTGCTCATTGACACCGGCGTAGGTTCCATCGGCATGATCGGCAAAGAGGGTATAATGAAAATTAATCGTTCCATCATGTCCCTCAACCTCCCAGCTATGCAAATCGGAACGTACAATATCTAAAGTATCTCCGCGACTGTTGGTAGCTGTAACGCCATACACGTTTTTAGCAAATTCATGGAGGGCATAGCGGCCCGGAGAGGTACGGCTCATGGAAACGGTAACCATACCCGGAAGGAGATTCTCCATCCGAAGGGTAATTTGCGCTTCATTATGTTCGGCATTGGGGAAACGCACTTCATAATGGAGCGAGGGCTCCTCCTCTTCTTCCTGTATACATCCAGGCATCGCAAATAAAGCTATCAGGAAAATAAATAGAATATTTCTCAAGTTAATATTCATCATGATCTCGTGTACCTAAATCTGCTGCCTATGTTAAGTTTATGATTCAATTAGTTCTTCCAGCTGTCGAAAAAGAATGCGTCTATAGTCTTCTTTTTCGTGACTTGGCACCGTAAAATGATATTCGGGGTTTTCCACCTCTACCCTGGTCTTTCCTTCAGCAATTTCTTCCACAATTACCCTACCGGCATGCTGCTGCATCTGGTTATTGCCTACGCGGCCTGACTTATTTATAAGAAAATTCGTTCTTTTTTGATCCTCAGATTCTGATACCTCTCTTATAATAATGTTGCTGTTCCGTATAGCCTCCTGAACCTTATTCCTCACGGTTTCATAATCAGTATCATAAGTCTTTACATTTGCCGATCCTCCTCCCATCTCTCCGGTTCCGGCACAGCTATAAGTCAAAGTGAATATTACTGCGACCAGTATCCATTGTATTCCTCTCATATTATCCTCATCTCTAATTAACTTTTTTATTTACTGATAGATACAATATCTAATTTTATCTACAAAAAACAGACGATATCATATATAAATTAACCCGGTAACCGCTGCTGTAAAAAAGGAAGAATTGATTCTCTCAATAACTCAAATACGGGTTCTTTATATGAGCGAGCCTGACTGGCTCCCTGCAGTTCTCCCGTCATAACAACTACAGCATCAAGGTCCGGAATCATAAAAATATATTGTCCCCCATAACCCCAGGCAAAAAACACCTTAAATTCGCCTACTGGCTTATTCCACCACATATAGCCATAGTCATAGGGATTATAATTACTCCGGGTGTAGGTTTGAAAGGAATCCTGCAACCAATCTTTTGCAATAATACGTTTACCTTCAAAAGTACCACCGTTTATGATCATCTGTCCAATTTTAAGCATACCAGCGGGACGCAGTGCCATATTATTTCCTCCCATATAATAGCCCTGCGGATCGCGATCCCAGCCTCCAACGGAAATACTCATGGGACCAAAAAGATATTGATTAGCGAAGGCTCGTGTATCCATATTTGTTGCCCTGCTTATAATCACGGATAATAAATGCGAGCTTCCTGTACTATATACCATATCTCCGCCGGGCGCAGCCTCCATGGGTTGATCCAGAGTAAAATGAATCCAATTGCTGCTTGTTACCCACCGGCCGTAGTTATGAAAACTTGTTGTTTCCAGCCCTGCCCGCATTGTCAACAAATCTTTAATGGTAATCCTTTCCTTCACTGAATCAGGATTTTCATCAAAATAATCGCTGAAATACGGTCTGATTGGTTGATCGACCCCTTCAATATGTCCCTCTTCAATTGCTATGCCCACTAAAAGTCCAAGAATACTTTTAGATGCTGATTTAATATTAGCATGGTCAGAGGCCGTCATGCCGTTAAAGTAACGCTCATTTAGCAACTCCTCGTCTTGTTGAATGATTAGACTCGTAAGAGATTCTATGGACGATGCCTCCTCATTAATTTGCTGCAAAGAGGGGGAATTTGTTTGCGCCTGAACTTCAACTGTAAACAAGCATAAGCCAAGTATTATCCCAGCAGGTATTTTTGAAAAATTCATATTAAATTCTTTAAATGCTATTTATTACTTCAATAATGACAAAAATTAGTACTTTTAAAAAGAAGTTTTAGTCACTTTCGCTACCTGATATCTTAAAATTCATTTTTTCGCCTTTAGGTTTTCAGCTCGTATATTTCGGAAGAACAAACGCACATTTTTGAAAATGTAGTCTATGTCAAATAAGCCGCTGCTTACGGTTGGAATCGTTGTTCAGGATCAAAAAGATGTTATAGAAACTACCCTGACTTCCCTTTATGAACTTGCTGAACTTCAGTTTGAGCTGTTTGTAATCGATGATGCTTCTCAAGATGAGAGTACTGAAATCATCCAATCGGTTCTCGATTATTACCAGCATGAGCATACGTTTTATTACGATCATCCACAACGTATGGGGCGCGGATATTCATTGAATGAAATCCTGCTGCAGTGCAATACCGATCTGTTTTGGGCCCCTGAAAGCATTCATAATATTGAAGAAGAGCAGCTTATTGACGGACTTGAACGACTTTCTCAAACGACAAAATGCGGCTTAATACAACGCAGCAACTTACCTCGTGACCCAGCAGACTGGCGTGACCTGATTAAAAAAAATCGGTGGCCTACTGATGGCTTATTTCTTTGGAACTCTTCTGCCCTGGATCCCACTGACAAAAATTTTAATTCCTACCTGAACGCATATCACGGATTGGAACTGGCTGCCCGAGTAGGCGCTGACTCTTTTATAACGGTCGATACCCCTTGGTTTCGCCCCAGTTCGATGGAAGAAACGCCTTCTCCATCACCCTCGATGCGTCAGGAACTTCTTTTTACATTGCTTCGATCGGATATTTCATCCGAAGAACGCAATGCTACTATTCATTCGCTTCAAACGCTGGAAACCAGGGACCGTCCACTTTCCGAGCGTGATTTTGATATTGAGTTGCTCAATGAGGCTATAGCAATGAAAAAAGACGGCCGCTTTAATGCAGCCCTGGAGAAGCTGGAAGAAGTGTTGGAAGAACGGCCTTCGCATCCTGCTGCCAAGCAGCTTAAAATTGAGATTTTAGAGAAAAAACGTCGGTTTGTTGAGGCCTCGGAACTTAAACATGAGATCAACAAAAGCGCCGCTCAACAAGAAAAAGAAGAAAAGGAGAAGGAAGCGCATCCAAAAGAGGAAACCACTGCCACCGACTCCAAAGAAGACAGAAATCCGGATATCAGCCTCATCATACCCACCGCCATCCATGGCAAAGCGGCCCTGGAGCACTGTCTGATGTCGGTTTCGGAGCATTGCGATACCTCGGATATACAACTTATTGTAATCGACAACGCCAGCGTTGATGATACCCACGACTACCTGGAAGAACTCCAGGAAAAGAACTTTTTAGATTGTATTGTTATTACAAACAATCAAAATATCGGATTCGCAGCTTCCGTTAATCAGGGACTTGAAAAAGCAGACACCCCTTATGCCTGCATTATGCATAATGATGTTGAACTCAATAGCGATGCCCTGAAGGCCCTTAAAAACCTGATGGAGACTCATCCAAAATATGCACTCGTGGGACCCGCTACTGACAAGACGCTTAATCCCGATCAAGCAATCAGAAATATTGAAGCCACCAGCCCAGGACTTTTAACGACGGAATATATCGACAGTTTTTGCATGATGCTGCGTACAGAAACCGGGCTGCGTATGGATGAAGCCTATGAATTGGCCTTTTTTGAAGACATAGATCTCTGTTTCCAGGCACGAACAGCTGATTATCAGGTTGGAATTGCTCCCCATATAGAGGTAAAGCACTACTTTGGAACAACTACTTTCCCTCTGGATCTGGATACCGAAAGCAAGCATTACTGGAAAAATGTGGCTTATTTTAATGAAAAATGGGAAATTGAAAAATTTTCAGAACAGGAACTTAAATCTCTCGGCACCTTCGACCAGCTGTTGGCCCTGGATGAGTTGGTAAACCCGCTTTTCCCGGAAGAAAAAATCAAAGAAGAGTTTGACCGATTGTTGACCGACGAACTTAAAACAGAAATCCTAAAAACGGAACATGATCCCGAAACCTTGTGCCAACTGGTACACCTGTTTATGGTCATGAAAAGACGCGATATCATGCGCCAGCTCGAAGATCGTCTTGAAGATGTGTACTTGCCTTCTTCACTGATCTATCAACTGGTTCGCTTTTATTACGATCGTAATATATACTCTCGTTGCTTGCACTACCTCGATCAGCTTGAACCGCAAAACGAGACCCTCCGTGCAGATTTATATAGACTGGCTATCCATGTGGAGAATAAGGATTTTGAAGAAGCGGTCCCCATGCTGCGGCATCTTCTGGAGCATGCACCAGCCAACCCTACTCTTTATCAACTGGCGGGCGATATTCATCAATTTAATGATAACCAGGAGGAAGCCGATTCTTTTCATAACCTGGCTAAACAGATAAATCCCTTCAAGTTTGATGAGACTTCCAAAGACGCATTCGGTTTTAAAAAATAGGAGTCTTCTAAAACTGAGTCATCAGCTCCAAAGTTTGTAATAAATTCCGCAGGCTCTCAGCGTGATTAAGCTGATCTTTCCTTTCATAGCTGTTAATCAGATTCCTAATAACCCTGCTCAATATTTCCGGGGGCGTAGCAGGCTTAAAATGTTCACTTTTAGGAGAAACGCCATTCTGTTTTAAAAAGTAATAGCACTGGTTGTAGGTTACGACCTTTCCATGATCAAAAGGATCTATCATAATTTTTTCCTGCTCCGCCTCGTACATTAACATAAAGTGAATGGGCATGCCCACGCCACGAAACGGAAGATCCAGCCGCCTTCCGATAAAAAGAACAATCAGCGCCAGTGAAATAGGTAATCCCTGTCTGCGGTCTATAACCCTATTTAAATAAGAATTTTCAGGATTATAATAGTCCGTTGTACTTCCGGAAAATTGAAGTTGGCTAAAAACGAGCTTCAAAACCACGTGCATTTTTTTTGTTTCCGAAAGGGAGTAAGAGACATCCGCTGAAATTTGATCTGCGTAATGATCGAGCTTTTGTCTGTAATCATTAATCCTAAGCGTTGGATTATTAAAACGGGCCAGTGTAAAAACAGCTTTTTCCAACTGGCGAAGATCATTCAGGCCGTTCTCCAAAACATCCATAAAATCTTCTTCCACACTACTGTAGGTAATCCAACGGATAATTTCGTCAATTAAATCCCGTTCTTTCTTGTCTGTACTCTTACTTTTATGCTCGTCGAGTATGGGTACAGCATTTTCTCCCAGTTCAAACAAGCGGCTTTTAACTTCCGACTGTATGTATGGGTCAGGATCCTCCAGTAAGTAAATAAGGGATTCTATTTCCGTTTTCTTAGACATTTCAACTAATAAATTAACCGGTATTAAACTTCAACAATTAAGTTATAACATTTTTTAAAATTGCATGGTGCCCAAAAATAGTCATTCTCATACACTTTTTTTCAAAAAATAAGTATTTAAAAAAAGGGCTATCAAAACGTATATTTGGAAAGCATTCTGCTGATACTCAATAAACAGTGATCTGATAGAAGGCCACAATTAAAAATAACTGTTCAGTTCTAACTGTTTTTATACTTCACAGCCATGAAATTATCTGTTAATTCCGAAACCAGTGTTCTTAAAAGTGTTATTGTTCATACTCCCGGACGAGAAGTATCCCTTGTAAATCCAGAGCACAAAGATCAGCTGCTCTTTGACGATATTATATTTGAAGAAGACGCTCGCAAGGAGCATCTTGACATGCTCAAGATATTTAAAACTGCCATGCCGGAAGATGGCGCTATCTACGAAATAACGGATCTTTTTCTGGAATGCTTCAAGCAGGAAGAAGCTCGGGCTTTCTTCATAAAAGAGCTTATAAATCAACTTCCCGAATGCAATCTGCATACCATTGAAGAGGATCTTTTAAAATTAGAGGCAGCCGATTTATTACAGTTTGTTATTGAAGGAAGCACTCCCGCCATCCACGGCTTTACCCTTCAACCCATACCTAACTTGCTTTTCACACGCGACCTTGCAGCGGTAGTAGGAGAAAGCATTCTGTTATCCCGGCCCGCTAAAAAAGCCCGCCTTCGGGAAGCTATCTTAATGCAAGCGCTGGTCAAATTTCATCCGCTCTTTGAAGAGCTCAGTAAAAAAACAATCCGTATTAGCGGAAAAGAATCCATTGAAGGAGGAGATGTACTGGTAGCTTCAGAAGAACTTGTGCTTATAGGCATGAGCGAACGTACTTCCTTCAGCGGATTGATGAAGGCGACAGAAGGACTTCTCGAAAATGGGGTAGAAAATGTTTTAGCGGTAGATATCCCGAAACAGCGTTCCTCCATGCATCTTGATACTATTTTCACCTTCTCCGATACCAATGAATGTATCGCGTTTCCACCGGCAATTACCGAACGGCGCGACAATATCATCGCTCTGTCATCAAATAACGGCTCCATTAATGCCCGGTCAATACCATCGCTACAGGAAGCACTCCAACAATTTATGGAACGTGATCTTACTTTTATCAGTTGCGGTGGACCCGATCGAACAAATCAATTTCGTGAACAATGGACCGATGGCGCAAACGTTTTTGCATTAGCGCCCGGCATTATTGTCGGATATGAACGAAATACGAATACTTTTCGTGAGTTAGAGAAGTACGGCTATCAATTGATGAATCAATATAAATTTATTGAAGAATTTAAGGATCAACCATCCGACCTGAAGAACAAAAAAATCGCCATCAGTTTTCTTGGAAATGAACTATGCCGGGGCCGTGGCGGCGCCCGGTGTATGACAATGCCCATAGCAAGAGCTAAATAAATTAACTTTTTACCTTGAATAACAAACCGACTCCACAACAACCGGAACAATCCTTTGACGAAGTACTCACTGAAACAGCATCACCCAATCGCCAACATTCTGGTTCAAAATCAGAATTCGATGGTAAAACTATTACAAAGCATGTAGTCCTTTTCTTAGTCACTTTTGTATCTGTAGCCTTGGTGGGAGCCGGTTTTGTCGGCTTTAGTCCCTCTTTATTTCCTTTTGGATTGCCATCGTTGTCGGACTTCTATCGGGGGCTGTTATTTTCGACGCTTTTGCTGGGGTTTTTAGGCGTCCATGAGTTCGGGCACTTTTTCGCGGCCCTTTATCATAAAATTAAAGTGACCCTTCCCTACTTTATTCCGATACCATTGGGTATTGGAACCCTGGGAGCGGTTATCCGGATTAAACAAAAGATTAACGACTCCCATAAAATGTTTGATGTGGGGGCTTCGGGTCCGCTGGCCGGATTTGTAATCTCACTGGCAATTCTATTGTATGGGTTTTCCACCCTCCCCGACCCGTCCTATATCCAAAATTTTGAGGGTCATGAGGCCGTTAAAACATATGTAGCCGAACATGGGGTATTTCCGGAAGAACCTCCCGAAGAATCCGACGGAAACATCCTGGTTGTTGGCAACACCCTGCTGTACGGATTTCTGGCCTCTTTCTTTGAGAATGTGCCTCCTATGTGGGAAATGTATCATTATCCCTTTTTGTTTGCCGGCTGGCTGGGACTCTTTTTTACGGCTTTGAACCTCATGCCACTGGGCCAATTGGATGGGGGACATATTCTATACTCCCTTATTGGCTTTCAAAAACATCGCACCGCGGCCCGCCTCTTCTTTGGACTGCTGGTCACACTGGCGGGGATAGAGGCCGTCCCCTTTATCCATGAAGCCCTTTCCGGTTATGAATTTGGATATGATCCGCTTAGCTGGCTCCTTTGGGGCGGTATTTTATTTTTACTCCTTCGAAGAGCCTTCCACGACGACCACCAGTGGATAGCTCCCGTATTGGCTATTTCAATGGGACTTGCAGCAGGTTACCTCTACTTTTTTGCTGGGGGCATTAATACGTCAAGCTCCATGATATGGGTAGTATGGTCATTTTTCACAGCCTACCTGGTGGGGGTTGAGCATCCGCCTGCACTATACGAGCAGCCGCTGGATCCCACGCGCACCTTTTTAGGTTGGCTAAGTATGGCTATTTTTCTGCTTTGCATAAGTCCCAACCCGCTCTATTTAATATAAATCTTTTCTGTTATCTTTAGTTTTAACTGTTTAATTAATCTTATAAATAGGATCTTTTCATGCGTTTTTTCTCTCTAATTCTTCTCTCTCTACTCTTTGTTTCCTGCTCCAGCTCCACACCCGAAAATATTTCCAAAAGTGTGGATCAATATATAGCCGAAGACAATTATCAGACGGCTCTTGAGTTACTTAACAATGCAGATCCCGATCAAACAGATGCGGATTTAACTAAACTTCAAGAGAAGACATACCTGAATTACGGACTTTACCTGGAATATCGGGGACCCGAAGACAGTAGTATGCGTGACCGAATGACCTCAGCGTTGGAACAATTTATAAAAGTATTGAATATCAATCCCAACAATGAAAAAGCACGATCTGAGATCCAGCAGATTATGAGTATTTATGAAACCATGCCCGATCGATCGCCCGGTGAATCTATTATGGAAGACCTTCGCAAACTGGGATTTGATTACTAAACCAGCCAGCAGCTTTCAGTTATTTGCTATTAGCATGTACTTTTTTTGCATAACGAACTGAATCCTTACATTTTTTTCTACTATGGCTACGAACACTCCGACCATAAAAAACCGTAAAGCTCGATACGAGTATCATATTGAGGAAACCTATGAGGCCGGTATCGTACTTAAAGGGACAGAAGTAAAATCTCTTCGAAACGGCAATGCCAGCCTTAATGAATCTTTTGCCATGCTACAGGATGGTGAAGTATGGCTGCGTGATATGTATATAAAACCCTATAAACAAGGTTCTTATGCAAACCACGATGAGCGGCGTCCCCGCAAACTACTGCTCAATAAAAGAGAAATCGCCGAGCTCGATAAAGCCATCGATCAGAAAGGATATACCCTTATTCCCTTGAAACTATATTTTAAAAAGGGATATGCTAAGGTCCTGCTGGGTATTGCCAAAGGGAAACAGAAGCACGATAAGCGCGAGGATATCAAAGAGCGCGATGTAAAACGCGAATTGAATCGTAAGTATAAAGGCACCTATAAAGTAAATATGTAACGGAGCAACTCATGTTCGGGTTTAAAAAATGGCGCCGTAAACGACTAATGAAGAAGCCCTTTCCTGACCAATGGGATGCTCTCCTTAATCGGAATGTACCATATATACAACATCTCCCTTCCAACCTGCAGGCCAAACTGAAAGGCCTCGTACATGTTTTTATAGATGAAAAAAAATTCGAAGGTTGTGCCGGACTTGAAATTACCGATGAAATACGGGTAACTATTGCGGCCCAGGCTTCCATTTTGATGCTGGGTATTGATGACCTTTCCTCTTTCTATAATGACCTTCGATCGGTACTGGTATATCCCAAACCTTATGTCGTTAAAATTAAAAGCCGCCATAACAGCTTTTTTGTACAGGAGGGATTCCAGCGACGGCGCGGCGAGGCATGGTCGCGCGGCCATGTGGTCTTGGCCTGGAATGAAGTTAAAAAGGGTGCTTCCGATATCCATGACGGACAGAACCTGGCTTTCCACGAGTTTGCTCATCAGCTGGATTACGAATATGGTGCTACCGACCAGGTAGAGAACAATTATAACAATGAATCACACTTCCTATCTTGGGCACGGGTGGTCGGCAGCGAATACCAGAAACTTCTTCAGGCTATAAAACGAGACCAGAAAA contains these protein-coding regions:
- a CDS encoding arginine deiminase family protein — protein: MKLSVNSETSVLKSVIVHTPGREVSLVNPEHKDQLLFDDIIFEEDARKEHLDMLKIFKTAMPEDGAIYEITDLFLECFKQEEARAFFIKELINQLPECNLHTIEEDLLKLEAADLLQFVIEGSTPAIHGFTLQPIPNLLFTRDLAAVVGESILLSRPAKKARLREAILMQALVKFHPLFEELSKKTIRISGKESIEGGDVLVASEELVLIGMSERTSFSGLMKATEGLLENGVENVLAVDIPKQRSSMHLDTIFTFSDTNECIAFPPAITERRDNIIALSSNNGSINARSIPSLQEALQQFMERDLTFISCGGPDRTNQFREQWTDGANVFALAPGIIVGYERNTNTFRELEKYGYQLMNQYKFIEEFKDQPSDLKNKKIAISFLGNELCRGRGGARCMTMPIARAK
- a CDS encoding serine hydrolase domain-containing protein encodes the protein MNFSKIPAGIILGLCLFTVEVQAQTNSPSLQQINEEASSIESLTSLIIQQDEELLNERYFNGMTASDHANIKSASKSILGLLVGIAIEEGHIEGVDQPIRPYFSDYFDENPDSVKERITIKDLLTMRAGLETTSFHNYGRWVTSSNWIHFTLDQPMEAAPGGDMVYSTGSSHLLSVIISRATNMDTRAFANQYLFGPMSISVGGWDRDPQGYYMGGNNMALRPAGMLKIGQMIINGGTFEGKRIIAKDWLQDSFQTYTRSNYNPYDYGYMWWNKPVGEFKVFFAWGYGGQYIFMIPDLDAVVVMTGELQGASQARSYKEPVFELLRESILPFLQQRLPG
- a CDS encoding site-2 protease family protein gives rise to the protein MNNKPTPQQPEQSFDEVLTETASPNRQHSGSKSEFDGKTITKHVVLFLVTFVSVALVGAGFVGFSPSLFPFGLPSLSDFYRGLLFSTLLLGFLGVHEFGHFFAALYHKIKVTLPYFIPIPLGIGTLGAVIRIKQKINDSHKMFDVGASGPLAGFVISLAILLYGFSTLPDPSYIQNFEGHEAVKTYVAEHGVFPEEPPEESDGNILVVGNTLLYGFLASFFENVPPMWEMYHYPFLFAGWLGLFFTALNLMPLGQLDGGHILYSLIGFQKHRTAARLFFGLLVTLAGIEAVPFIHEALSGYEFGYDPLSWLLWGGILFLLLRRAFHDDHQWIAPVLAISMGLAAGYLYFFAGGINTSSSMIWVVWSFFTAYLVGVEHPPALYEQPLDPTRTFLGWLSMAIFLLCISPNPLYLI
- the smpB gene encoding SsrA-binding protein SmpB, translating into MATNTPTIKNRKARYEYHIEETYEAGIVLKGTEVKSLRNGNASLNESFAMLQDGEVWLRDMYIKPYKQGSYANHDERRPRKLLLNKREIAELDKAIDQKGYTLIPLKLYFKKGYAKVLLGIAKGKQKHDKREDIKERDVKRELNRKYKGTYKVNM
- a CDS encoding SirB1 family protein, which codes for MSKKTEIESLIYLLEDPDPYIQSEVKSRLFELGENAVPILDEHKSKSTDKKERDLIDEIIRWITYSSVEEDFMDVLENGLNDLRQLEKAVFTLARFNNPTLRINDYRQKLDHYADQISADVSYSLSETKKMHVVLKLVFSQLQFSGSTTDYYNPENSYLNRVIDRRQGLPISLALIVLFIGRRLDLPFRGVGMPIHFMLMYEAEQEKIMIDPFDHGKVVTYNQCYYFLKQNGVSPKSEHFKPATPPEILSRVIRNLINSYERKDQLNHAESLRNLLQTLELMTQF
- a CDS encoding M61 family metallopeptidase; this translates as MPGCIQEEEEEPSLHYEVRFPNAEHNEAQITLRMENLLPGMVTVSMSRTSPGRYALHEFAKNVYGVTATNSRGDTLDIVRSDLHSWEVEGHDGTINFHYTLFADHADGTYAGVNEQHAHLNIPASFVRVPNLPNTEITATFYPPEGSNWQATTQLQPTAEPMTFKAPNYYYFMDSPVELSDQMITKWPAPSDTTGQTIRLAVHHNGTQEQVDNYTEMAKKVVAEQVAIFGEPADFDYDTYTFIADYLPYVHGDGMEHRNSTILTSRRPLEGNGALQNLYTLSHEFFHSWNVERIRPASLEPFDFMNTNVSGALWFAEGFTSYYDDLTIRRAGIISNEKYAADWAGTLNYVLNSPGNKYYSPVEMSRQAPFVDAATSVDPQNKSNTFISYYSWGAVIGLGLDLSLRTTFEEVTLDDFMRQLWEEYGKSEEPYQLSDLQQTLAEVTDSSEFADQFFNQYIYQGNHVDLKPLLARAGFSLQKADTTQPVLSFGTSKISFEDGKMIVANRTQIGSPLYEAGLDTGDEIISLDGQKLANAKELQQLLIEHRAGDELAITYRSLGVEKKGRIRLAENPALEVVPYEQKSGEILTEQMKTFRRQWLGSKTGN
- a CDS encoding glycosyltransferase: MSNKPLLTVGIVVQDQKDVIETTLTSLYELAELQFELFVIDDASQDESTEIIQSVLDYYQHEHTFYYDHPQRMGRGYSLNEILLQCNTDLFWAPESIHNIEEEQLIDGLERLSQTTKCGLIQRSNLPRDPADWRDLIKKNRWPTDGLFLWNSSALDPTDKNFNSYLNAYHGLELAARVGADSFITVDTPWFRPSSMEETPSPSPSMRQELLFTLLRSDISSEERNATIHSLQTLETRDRPLSERDFDIELLNEAIAMKKDGRFNAALEKLEEVLEERPSHPAAKQLKIEILEKKRRFVEASELKHEINKSAAQQEKEEKEKEAHPKEETTATDSKEDRNPDISLIIPTAIHGKAALEHCLMSVSEHCDTSDIQLIVIDNASVDDTHDYLEELQEKNFLDCIVITNNQNIGFAASVNQGLEKADTPYACIMHNDVELNSDALKALKNLMETHPKYALVGPATDKTLNPDQAIRNIEATSPGLLTTEYIDSFCMMLRTETGLRMDEAYELAFFEDIDLCFQARTADYQVGIAPHIEVKHYFGTTTFPLDLDTESKHYWKNVAYFNEKWEIEKFSEQELKSLGTFDQLLALDELVNPLFPEEKIKEEFDRLLTDELKTEILKTEHDPETLCQLVHLFMVMKRRDIMRQLEDRLEDVYLPSSLIYQLVRFYYDRNIYSRCLHYLDQLEPQNETLRADLYRLAIHVENKDFEEAVPMLRHLLEHAPANPTLYQLAGDIHQFNDNQEEADSFHNLAKQINPFKFDETSKDAFGFKK
- a CDS encoding zinc-dependent peptidase, giving the protein MFGFKKWRRKRLMKKPFPDQWDALLNRNVPYIQHLPSNLQAKLKGLVHVFIDEKKFEGCAGLEITDEIRVTIAAQASILMLGIDDLSSFYNDLRSVLVYPKPYVVKIKSRHNSFFVQEGFQRRRGEAWSRGHVVLAWNEVKKGASDIHDGQNLAFHEFAHQLDYEYGATDQVENNYNNESHFLSWARVVGSEYQKLLQAIKRDQKTLIDDYGGTNLAEFFAVITECFFEKPRELKEKHPDLYQQLQNFYQQDPASYITVS